Proteins encoded within one genomic window of Lampris incognitus isolate fLamInc1 chromosome 19, fLamInc1.hap2, whole genome shotgun sequence:
- the LOC130129713 gene encoding glycine--tRNA ligase-like — translation MLRSAASVLLRTSAKISSLCPVPRVRLVPKPPRNRPFSLSVCFYQRKKKESLRPRLSEGQNMGSINNEEVLAPLRLAVKEQGDLVRKMKEEGAPDVDITKAVAELKARKRMLEAKELALQPKDDIVDRTKMEDTLKRRFFYDQAFAIYGGVSGLYDFGPVGCALKNNILQAWRQHFIQEEQILEIDCTMLTPEPVLKTSGHVEKFADYMVKDVKNGECFRADHLLKAHLQKLMSDKKCAAEKKAEMAEVITQMDNYTQQELTDLFVKYNVKSPTTGNDLTAPISFNLMFQTSIGPGGNMSGYLRPETAQGIFLNFKRLLEFNQGKLPFAAAQIGNSFRNEISPRSGLIRVREFTMAEIEHFVDPTEKVHPKFHNVADLEITLYSSKAQTSGQSAHIMRLGDAVEQGVINNSVLGYFIGRIYLYLTKVGVAKDKLRFRQHMDNEMAHYACDCWDAETKTSYGWIEIVGCADRSCYDLKCHARATKVPLVAEKPLKEPKVVNVVQFEPNKGAIGKAYKKDAKLAMEYLAVCDECFITEQEQLLNETGEFTIETEGKSFKLTKDMVSVKRFQKTLHVEEVVPSVIEPSFGIGRIMYTIFEHTFHVREGDEQRTYFSFPATVAPYKCSVLPLSQNQEFIPFVKELSEAMTRNGVSHKVDDSSGSIGRRYARTDEIGVAFGITIDFDTVNKTPHTATLRDRDSMRQIRAEVSELPVIIRDLANGTLTWAEVESKYPIFEGQETSKKDTE, via the exons ATGCTCCGCAGCGCAGCGTCGGTACTGCTGAGGACCAGCGCTAAGATCTCCTCCCTCTGTCCGGTGCCGAGGGTCCGACTCGTACCGAAGCCGCCCCGAAACAGGCCGTTTTCTCTGTCGGTCTGCTTCTaccagaggaagaagaaggaaagtCTTCGGCCGCGGCTGTCTGAAGGGCAAAACATGGGCAGTATTAACAACGAAGAGGTTCTCGCCCCGCTGAGGCTTGCGGTGAAAGAGCAG GGGGACCTTGTGCGCAAAATGAAAGAGGAAGGGGCCCCTGATGTGGACATTACCAAAGCTGTGGCAGAGCTGAAAGCAAGGAAGAGAATGCTCGAGGCCAAG GAACTAGCCTTGCAGCCCAAAGACGACATTGTAGACAGAACCAAAATGGAAGATACTCTGAAAAGGCGATTCTTCTATGATCAAGCCTTTGCTATCTACGGGG GTGTGAGCGGCCTATATGACTTTGGCCCCGTGGGTTGTGCCCTAAAGAACAACATACTACAGGCCTGGAGGCAGCACTTCATCCAAGAGGAGCAGATTCTGGAGATTGACTGCACCATGCTGACCCCAGAGCCTGTGCTCAA GACGTCTGGACATGTGGAAAAGTTTGCCGACTACATGGTGAAAGATGTCAAGAACGGTGAATGCTTCAGGGCTGACCACCTCCTTAAAG CTCATCTCCAAAAGTTGATGTCTGACAAGAAGTGTGCTGCCGAGAAGAAGGCTGAGATGGCTGAAGTAATCACTCAG ATGGACAACTACACCCAGCAAGAACTGACTGATCTGTTTGTGAAATACAATGTCAAGTCACCCACCACAGGAAATGACCTCACAGCCCCAATTTCCTTCAACCTCATGTTTCAGACGTCCATCGGGCCAGGGGGGAATATGTCAGG CTATCTGAGGCCTGAAACCGCTCAGGGAATCTTCCTCAACTTCAAGCGTCTGTTGGAATTCAACCAGGGAAAGCTTCCCTTTGCTGCTGCTCAGATAGGAAACTCCTTCAGAAATGAAATCTCTCCTCGCTCTGGACTCATTCGTGTTAG AGAGTTCACCATGGCTGAGATTGAGCACTTTGTGGACCCAACAGAAAAGGTCCACCCTAAATTCCACAATGTGGCCGACCTGGAGATCACATTGTACTCCTCCAAGGCGCAGACCAGCGGCCAGTCTGCCCACATTATGAGACTGGGTGATGCAGTGGAGCAG GGAGTAATCAACAACTCCGTCCTGGGTTATTTCATCGGGAGGATCTACCTCTACCTCACTAAAGTTGGCGTGGCCAAAGATAAGCTACGCTTCCGTCAGCACATGGACAATGAGATGGCCCACTATgcctgtgactgctgggatgctGAGACCAAAACCTCTTAT GGATGGATAGAGATTGTGGGCTGTGCTGACAGATCATGCTACGATCTAAAATGTCATGCGCGGGCTACAAAGGTCCCTCTGGTTGCTGAGAAACCTCTGAAAGAACC CAAAGTTGTCAATGTCGTCCAGTTTGAGCCCAACAAAGGCGCCATTGGGAAGGCCTACAAGAAGGATGCTAAGCTAGCGATGGAGTATCTTGCTGTGTGCGATGAATGCTTCATTACCGAACAGGAACAGCTGCTCAATGAAACTGG GGAGTTTACCATTGAGACGGAAGGCAAGTCTTTCAAGCTCACCAAGGACATGGTGAGCGTGAAGCGGTTCCAGAAGACTCTGCatg TGGAAGAAGTGGTTCCCAGTGTAATCGAGCCCTCCTTCGGCATCGGTAGAATCATGTACACCATCTTTGAGCACACATTCCATGTCAGAGAGGGTGATGAACAGAGAACG TATTTCAGCTTCCCTGCCACTGTAGCTCCGTACAAATGTTCCGTCCTTCCTCTGAGCCAAAACCAGGAATTCATACCTTTTGTCAAGGAATTAT CTGAGGCAATGACTAGGAACGGTGTCTCTCACAAAGTGGACGACTCTTCAGGGTCTATTGGGAGGCGCTACGCCAGGACAGATGAGATAGGAGTGGCTTTTGGGATCACCATTGATTTTGACACAGTGAACAAGACGCCTCACACAGCCACTTTGAGAGACCGTGACTCCATGAGGCAGATCAGGGCAGAG gtTAGTGAGTTGCCGGTGATAATCCGAGATCTGGCAAATGGTACCTTGACCTGGGCTGAGGTGGAAAGCAAGTACCCCATCTTTGAAGGGCAAGAGACCAGCAAGAAGGACACAGAATAA